In Triticum aestivum cultivar Chinese Spring chromosome 5B, IWGSC CS RefSeq v2.1, whole genome shotgun sequence, the following proteins share a genomic window:
- the LOC123115145 gene encoding uncharacterized protein, translated as MAGKRKADDNLTGTRHPAARTQPTAGDDLVGTSAQTSGPTANAAGDGIAGTSQALAGLTAATTGSAGGSSQFGGAVRGAWGGAWSGQRGSAPPHRHAFAGQTATTPAFAAGGARPSFLR; from the exons ATGGCGGGCAAGCGGAAGGCCGACGACAACCTGACCGGGACAAGGCATCCGGCTGCGCGGACGCAGCCTACGGCCGGCGACGACCTCGTCGGTACATCGGCGCAGACATCAGGGCCGACGGCGAATGCAGCCGGCGACGGCATTGCCGGGACTTCGCAGGCGCTTGCGGGTCTGACGGCGGCGACTACAGGCTCCGCCGGCGGCTCTTCCCAGTTCGGTGGAG CTGTTCGCGGGGCCTGGGGCGGGGCCTGGTCGGGGCAGAGGGGATCCGCTCCGCCGCACCGGCATGCTTTTGCAGGGCAGACGGCGACTACACCAGCCTTCGCTGCAGGTGGAG CGCGTCCTTCGTTCTTGCGTTGA
- the LOC123117296 gene encoding aspartic proteinase nepenthesin-1 yields MARILHHFLPLLCCLAAARGSVDFRADLNHPYAGSSLSTDHVIGHAARASKARAERINARVARAIGKGGDISAAHVPLAPLGDEGHSLTVGIGTPPQPRTLIVDTGSDLIWTQCELPRGRAARQREPPLYDPRKSSSFSFLPCGSRLCQEGQFSFKNCTGSRCMYDELYGSAEADGVLASETFTFGVQRSKVSLPLGFGCGALSAGSLVGASGLMGLSPGTMSLISQLSVPRFSYCLTPFAERRSSPMLFGAMADLHKYNTTGPIQTTAILTNPAEDTFYYYVPLVGLSLGTKRLGVPAASLAIKPDGSGGTIVDSGSTIAYLAGTAFEAVKRAVLEAVTLPVFNGTVEGYELCFVLPSGAAMAAVKTPPLVLHFDGGAAMALPRDNYLQEPTAGLMCLAVGRSPEDLGASISIIGNVQQQNMHVLFDVRNQKFSFAPTKCHDI; encoded by the coding sequence ATGGCGCGCATTCTGCATCACTTCCTCCCGCTTCTCTgctgcctcgccgccgcccgcggctcGGTCGACTTCCGAGCTGACCTCAACCACCCCTACGCCGGCAGCTCGCTCTCTACGGACCATGTCATCGGCCATGCCGCCCGCGCCAGCAAGGCCCGTGCGGAAAGGATCAACGCGAGGGTCGCACGCGCCATCGGCAAAGGCGGAGACATCTCAGCAGCTCACGTGCCGCTCGCCCCGCTCGGCGACGAGGGCCACTCGCTGACCGTGGGCATCGGCACGCCGCCGCAGCCGCGCACGCTCATCGTCGACACGGGCAGCGACCTCATCTGGACGCAGTGCGAGCTGCCGCGCGGCCGCGCGGCGAGGCAGCGCGAGCCGCCCCTCTACGATCCCCGCaagtcctcctccttctccttcctcccgtgCGGCAGCAGGCTGTGCCAGGAGGGCCAGTTCAGCTTCAAGAACTGCACCGGGAGCAGGTGCATGTACGACGAGCTGTACGGCAGCGCCGAGGCGGACGGCGTCCTCGCGTCCGAGACCTTCACCTTCGGCGTGCAGCGCAGCAAGGTCTCCCTCCCCCTCGGCTTTGGATGCGGCGCGCTCTCGGCGGGGAGCCTCGTCGGCGCCTCCGGCCTCATGGGCCTCAGTCCGGGGACCATGTCCCTCATATCTCAGCTGTCCGTGCCAAGGTTCTCCTACTGCCTCACCCCGTTCGCAGAGCGCAGGAGCAGCCCGATGCTGTTCGGTGCCATGGCCGACCTGCACAAGTACAACACGACGGGGCCGATCCAGACCACCGCCATACTGACCAACCCGGCAGAGGACACCTTCTACTACTACGTGCCGCTGGTCGGCCTCTCTCTCGGGACCAAGCGGCTGGGCGTGCCGGCGGCCAGCCTCGCGATAAAGCCCGACGGCAGCGGCGGCACCATCGTCGACTCCGGCAGCACCATAGCGTACCTCGCGGGGACGGCGTTCGAGGCCGTGAAGAGGGCCGTGCTGGAGGCGGTGACGCTCCCGGTGTTTAACGGCACCGTTGAGGGCTACGAGCTGTGCTTCGTGCTGCCGAGCGGCGCGGCAATGGCCGCGGTCAAGACGCCGCCGCTCGTGCTCCACTTCGACGGCGGCGCCGCCATGGCGCTGCCGCGGGACAACTACTTGCAGGAGCCGACGGCCGGGCTGATGTGTCTCGCGGTGGGCAGGTCGCCGGAGGACCTCGGCGCCTCCATCTCCATCATCGGCAACGTCCAGCAGCAGAACATGCACGTGCTGTTCGATGTGCGCAACCAAAAGTTCTCCTTCGCGCCAACTAAATGTCACGACATCTGA